DNA from Sulfurimonas gotlandica GD1:
AAGTATTTTAAGGGTCTTAAATACATTAACTTTGGTGGTGGGCACCATATAACTAAAAAGGGTTATGATGTTGAGAAGCTAATAAAAATAATAAAAGATTTTAAATCAAAATACAATGTTGAAGTCTATCTTGAACCTGGTGAAGCTATAGGCTGGGAAACTGGAGTCTTAGTCAGCTCAGTTTTAGATATAGTTCATAACGGTATGGATATTGCCATCTTAGATACTTCAGCAGAAGCACATATGCCCGATACTCTAGCTATGCCTTATCGTGCAGATGTAAGAGACTCTGGTGAAGCGCTTGAGAAAGAATTTACTTACAGATTTGGCGGAAATACATGTCTAGCAGGTGATATTATGGGAGATTATTCCTTTGATAAAGTCTTAAAAATTGGAGATAAAGTTATATTTGAAGACCAGATTCACTATACTTTTGTTAAAAATACTACATTCAATGGAATAAAACTTCCATCCTTAGCTATATATAGAAAAGATGGAACTTTAGAGGTAGTAAAAGAATTTGGTTATGAAGACTATAGAAATAGGCTTTCATGATACTAAATAACTAAATAGCTACTAAACTCTGGTATGATAGGTTTATGATAATGCATAATAATATTTGGAAAGTCTTTTACTTAATGCTTTTGGGAGCTTTACTGCTCCTCATAGCACTTTTATATCTTAGTTATACTAATGTAAAAGACAGACATCTTACATCAGCTGAACATCATACAGAAATTATCTCACGTTCAGTTAATGCAGATTTTTTACAAGAAGATATTATCTTAGGTATAGTTGGAGAACAACTTTTTAAAGATGAAAACTACAAAAATGAAAAAAAAACAAAAGAGATATTAGATACTTTATTGAAACAAAATCAATACTTAGTAAGTTTCGGTCTTGCAGATGTAAATGGAAATATTCTTATCTCAAACTCACAAGTAAAACTCAAGCATAAAAAAAACCTCCTAACAGATAAAATAACAAGTTATGACTTTAAAAGATCTCTTACTAGCAATAATATGGTTGTTGCAAGAACATACTACTTTAAAACCATAAAAGAGTGGATAATCCCTTTACGAAAAGCAATTAGAGATAAAAATGGAAATGTAATAGGTGTTGTAATAGCCGGTATAAAAAACAATAAAAACAGCAATTATCTTGATGGTCTAAAGTTGTCAAAAGATAATGTAGTTCTTATTATAAAAGACTTTGATGATGAAAATAATGTCTATAGACTTTATAGTGGCGGAGGAAGTAATGTCTCAAATGAAACATTATATGACTTCCCGATAGCAAGTGATGTTGCTGCTCTAGTAAATAAAAGAGTTAAAGAAAAATATAAATATTCCTTAAATGAACTAAGAACAAATGGACAAACTGTTAGTATTTATATGACAGACGGTTTTAAAGAAGAAAAAATCGCTGGTCTAAAATATGATGAAAAATACAACCTATGGATTTCAGTTGAAGGCAATGCCTCTGAAGTGTGGCATGAGTTTTTAAATATTTTATTGGCTCATGTGATTATGTTTACTCTTAGTTTTATAGTGTTTTTTCTATTGTTTAGAAATATTGCCACCTCTGAAGAGAGAAAAAATAGAGAACTTATTTATCAAGTACAGCATGACACTTTAACGGGTTTGCCAAATAGAACATATATGTATGAAAATATAAAAAAATACAAAACAAAACATAGAGAAATATATCACGTTCTTTATATTGATTTAGATAATTTTAAAAATATTAATGACAAGTTTGGACATACTGTTGGAGACAAAATTTTAGTTGAAGTCGCTCATAGACTCAACTCTTTTTTTGATGAAGAAGATATGCTTATTCGTCAAGGTGGTGATGAGTTTATAGTTTTAAGAGAGTGTATTGATGAAACTAAAATAGAAGAAAATTTAGAAACTTTAATAACTTTAATATCTAAAGTTTATCATGTTGATAGTAAAGAATTTAGAATTGGTGCTAGTGTCGGAATAGCTCAGTATCCAGTAGATGCTCTAACAATTGAAGAGTTGTTAAGTCTTGCAGATACTGCAATGTATGAAGCAAAAAAACGTAAAAATTCATACTGTCTATTTTCAGAAAAAATGCGTCACAATAATATTGTAAAAAGTGACATAGAATATGAACTTCGCGGGGCGATAGAAAACAACGAACTATGGATGGCTTATCAGCCACAAATAAATGCAGATGGAACTCTTTACGGGGTTGAAGCACTCATAAGATGGGAAAATAAAAAGCTTGGTTTTGTAGGGCCTGATAAGTTTATATCAATTGCTGAAGAGACAGGACTTATGCGGGAGTTGGGTGATTTTATAATCTCAACCTCATTAAGAGAGATAGAAAAGATTCAAACAAAACTGGACATGAGATTTTACCTCTCAATAAATATTTCTGTTGTTCAACTCATAGAAGCAGATTTTTTAGCCAACCTTTTAAGAGAAGTTGAAAATGCAAAATTTGATAGAGCTTCACTAACTTTAGAGATTACAGAGAGTCTCTCAATAGAGAGTTTAGATGATGTACTTCCTCTTCTTTATGAGATACAAGAACATAATATTAAGATATCGTTAGATGACTTTGGTACGGGATACTCTTCACTTAGTATGTTAAGAGAATTACCTATTAATGAACTTAAAATTGATAAAAGCTTTATAGATAAGATTTTATATGATGAAAATGAAAAAGCACTGGTTCAAAGTATTATTAATATAGGAAAAAACTTTAATATGAAGACTCTAGCTGAAGGTGTAGAAAGTAATGATCAGGTTAAAGTATTAAAAGCACTTAATTGTGATATATTTCAAGGTTATTATTATTCTAAACCACTCTCTAAAGAGAATTTAATTGAATTTTTAAAAAAGGAAAAAATATGATAGAAGATAAACAAAGATGGAATGAGAAGTATCTGGAAAAGCCAAAGCAGGAAAATGTTTCGGCTCTTGTAGAAAAATACATAAATCATGCAAATGTTGGTCATGCAATAGATTTAGCATGTGGAACAGGTAGGAATACTCATTTTTTAGCTTTAAAAGGTTTTGAAGTAGATGCTGTAGATATTTCAGATGTAGCATTAAAAGAGGTTAAAAAAACTTCATCAATAAATAAGATAGATGCTGACTTGGACAAGTACAACATAGCTCCAAATAAGTATGATCTTATAGTAAATGTGAACTACTTAAACCGCCGTTTAGTTTCTCAAATGAAAGAAGCACTAAAACCAGGTGGAGTAGTGATATTTGAAACATTTTTAATTGCTCATGGTGACTTTAAACTGCCTACTATGAACCTTGACTACCTTTTACGCAAAAATGAGCTTCTGCACTATTTTATAGGCTTAGATGTTATCTACTACGAAGAGCGTATAGATACAAACCTCAAAGGTGAGAGAGTTAAAGTTGCATCTATAGTTGCTAAGAAGGCTTAATTACTACAAGCCCTCAAGCAAAATATACCAGAGTCTATCTACTTCTTTATCACTTAAAAAAAGAGATGACTTGTTTTGGAAAAGTTCTACAAGGGCTTCTCTGTTCATACTAAGTGTGTGAGAGCATGCTTTGTGTGTAGGTAAAAATGCTCGTACTAATGATATTTCCTTCTCTTCTATAGGAAGTGAACATAAGAAACAGTTCAGCTCTTTATGAAGTCTACCTTCATTCTCCAGTAGTCTTACATATGACTCAATAGCTACTCTTTTTGGATTTTGCTTATTCCACTGTTGTGAGGCATGGTCTAAAAGTTCAAAGTAAAAATCATCAAGTTCTTGGGCATCTATCAGGTGTTTGTAAAAGAGAGATAAAAAGTCTTGCCAAAGCCTTAGAAGCTTATGGTCATTTATCCATTTAAAACCTATATGTACTACATCTTTTAGTCTTCCTATCGTTGACTTTGCACTATCTTCTATCTCATAGTCTATCTTAAAGCCTATATTTATAGTTCCATGTCTTGCTCCATAGAATCTATAAAGAGTCTCTAAGCTGCCCTTTGATATTATAGTTACTATTAAATCTTCATCTTTTACTTTATTAAGATTGATGATATAACCTTGCATCTTTTGCTTCTTTTATACACATATTTGAAATTTATTTTAAAAATCTTCCTGATATTATACTTCTTTAAACCTTTAAATAGTACAATTCATGACTTTGTCTCTAAATAGACTAAGTTTCTTTAAAAAGAGATTAAATTTATATAAATTTAGTAGCGAATTTACAAATTTGGGAGTGATTATGACAAAACATCATGATTTATTAAGATCATTTAAGGATAACTGTGGTTTTGGACTTGTAGCCAATATCAAAAACAGAGCATCTCACAAGGTTCTAAATGATGCAGTAACTGCATTAGAGAGAATGATGCACCGTGGTGCAGTTGCAGCAGATGGTAAAACAGGTGACGGTAGTGGTCTATTACTATCTATGCCAGAAGAGTTTCTTCGTAACGAAGCTTCTAAAAATGGTGTTGAACTACCTAAGCAATTTGCAGTAGCTTCTGTATTTACAAAAAATAGAGATCATTTAAAAATTATAGAAGAGATATGTGCAAATAATGACTTAAAAATAGTTCTTACTCGTGATGTACCGATTGATATAAATGCACTTGGAGATCAAGCTATAGCTTCATTACCTAGCATAGTTCAGTTATTTATTACTC
Protein-coding regions in this window:
- a CDS encoding class I SAM-dependent methyltransferase → MIEDKQRWNEKYLEKPKQENVSALVEKYINHANVGHAIDLACGTGRNTHFLALKGFEVDAVDISDVALKEVKKTSSINKIDADLDKYNIAPNKYDLIVNVNYLNRRLVSQMKEALKPGGVVIFETFLIAHGDFKLPTMNLDYLLRKNELLHYFIGLDVIYYEERIDTNLKGERVKVASIVAKKA
- the recO gene encoding recombination protein RecO — translated: MQGYIINLNKVKDEDLIVTIISKGSLETLYRFYGARHGTINIGFKIDYEIEDSAKSTIGRLKDVVHIGFKWINDHKLLRLWQDFLSLFYKHLIDAQELDDFYFELLDHASQQWNKQNPKRVAIESYVRLLENEGRLHKELNCFLCSLPIEEKEISLVRAFLPTHKACSHTLSMNREALVELFQNKSSLFLSDKEVDRLWYILLEGL
- a CDS encoding bifunctional diguanylate cyclase/phosphodiesterase — translated: MHNNIWKVFYLMLLGALLLLIALLYLSYTNVKDRHLTSAEHHTEIISRSVNADFLQEDIILGIVGEQLFKDENYKNEKKTKEILDTLLKQNQYLVSFGLADVNGNILISNSQVKLKHKKNLLTDKITSYDFKRSLTSNNMVVARTYYFKTIKEWIIPLRKAIRDKNGNVIGVVIAGIKNNKNSNYLDGLKLSKDNVVLIIKDFDDENNVYRLYSGGGSNVSNETLYDFPIASDVAALVNKRVKEKYKYSLNELRTNGQTVSIYMTDGFKEEKIAGLKYDEKYNLWISVEGNASEVWHEFLNILLAHVIMFTLSFIVFFLLFRNIATSEERKNRELIYQVQHDTLTGLPNRTYMYENIKKYKTKHREIYHVLYIDLDNFKNINDKFGHTVGDKILVEVAHRLNSFFDEEDMLIRQGGDEFIVLRECIDETKIEENLETLITLISKVYHVDSKEFRIGASVGIAQYPVDALTIEELLSLADTAMYEAKKRKNSYCLFSEKMRHNNIVKSDIEYELRGAIENNELWMAYQPQINADGTLYGVEALIRWENKKLGFVGPDKFISIAEETGLMRELGDFIISTSLREIEKIQTKLDMRFYLSINISVVQLIEADFLANLLREVENAKFDRASLTLEITESLSIESLDDVLPLLYEIQEHNIKISLDDFGTGYSSLSMLRELPINELKIDKSFIDKILYDENEKALVQSIINIGKNFNMKTLAEGVESNDQVKVLKALNCDIFQGYYYSKPLSKENLIEFLKKEKI